In Oryzias melastigma strain HK-1 unplaced genomic scaffold, ASM292280v2 sc00668, whole genome shotgun sequence, a single window of DNA contains:
- the LOC112140566 gene encoding CD83 antigen encodes MTASHPLLLASLLLLSACVVMGRTLVADIPEVTALSGWNITLQCIAEFKQGVPYLAVSWYKVEESPSLSRRGLLRKELPDGPARLYEGMDREVELLDEDYSILLSSLTCSDSGLYLCQLAAPVGEQNKEGRILLSVKDCPSDSVLEEVVRDTSLVIFAAALLIVALLIFIISHYCLKNTLKEKDKTPKNEILLDAPLKPLEKKDLMLIYTLGPKACTMKHVCV; translated from the exons ATGACAGCTTCACATCCTCTACTTCTGGCTTCACTGCTGTTACTCA GCGCATGCGTGGTGATGGGTCGGACCCTCGTCGCGGACATCCCGGAAGTCACTGCGCTCTCCGGATGGAACATCACCCTGCAGTGCATCGCCGAGTTTAAGCAAGGGGTCCCGTACCTAGCAGTGAGCTGGTACaag GTTGAAGAAAGCCCATCTCTGTCCCGCAGAGGCCTGTTGAGAAAAGAGCTCCCTGATGGCCCAGCAAGGCTGTACGAGGGCATGGACAGGGAGGTGGAGCTGCTGGACGAAGATTACAGCATCCTCCTGTCCAGCCTGACGTGCAGCGACAGCGGTCTATATTTATGTCAACTGGCTGCACCTGTAGGCGAGCAGAACAAGGAAGGGAGGATTCTCCTCTCTGTGAAAG ATTGTCCTTCTGATTCAGTTTTGGAAGAGGTGGTGAGGGATACCAGCTTGGTCATTTTTGCTGCAGCACTACTGATAGTCGCACTGTTAATATTTATCATCAGCCAT TACTGTTTGAAGAATACTCTTAAAGAAAAGGACAAGAcgccaaaaaatgaaattctgcTGGATGCTCCGCTCAAACCGCTTGAAAAGAAGGACCTGATGTTGATCTACACTCTTGGTCCTAAAGCATGCACTATGAAGCATGTCTGTGTTTGA